A single Dechloromonas denitrificans DNA region contains:
- the minE gene encoding cell division topological specificity factor MinE: MSLLSMLFGNKPKTAHLAKERLQLIIAHERDGGGSSANFLPDLQRELIAVISKYVNVNPDDIRVSLEKQDRYEVLEVNIVLPEKN; encoded by the coding sequence ATGTCGCTGCTTTCCATGCTCTTCGGCAACAAGCCGAAAACCGCCCATCTAGCCAAGGAGCGCCTGCAACTGATCATCGCCCATGAACGCGATGGCGGCGGCAGTAGCGCCAACTTCCTACCCGACCTGCAGCGCGAACTGATCGCGGTGATCTCCAAGTACGTCAACGTAAACCCGGACGACATCCGCGTCTCGCTGGAAAAGCAGGACCGCTACGAGGTACTGGAAGTCAATATCGTGCTACCGGAAAAGAACTGA